The DNA region ttttgtgttGACCTTCATTTTGGCTAGTTTGTACATTGCATTCTTAGGAATGGCTCTCCACCATATTATACTTAGTGCCTGGTGCCAAGAAGTACTCTACATAATCTTAACCTTGGGCAGACAACCAGATTTCACATTTCTTTTCACCAGGGTATTAAATTTGAAGGCTGTGTTGTATATagaacagtttttttcttaatacataCTTATTgactatatatttaaaaacctttACTCAGGGGTTCTACAACAAATGATGCTTCCCTCactatagttttattttttgatatttgtattatttattttagttcaattttgaaCCCCCTGTACATATTTGTTTTGTTGTCTTTTAGGTAACATGGAAGAACACTTAGTGAATGTTTAGCTTTTATGTAATGATTTATACCTTATCATAATTTAGCATACAAAAATGTCATACATTATTCTcgaagagaccaacatacaaaattgacaaaaacaCAATGTCATAGACTCACAACATATAATCACAGGCTACAAGTGTTTTGCTAcagctagagcatcatcagcCTTTAAAAGCCATACACAAACTTCACACTTTTTTAGCATAATAagtgatattattattatcactatCATTGCATATATAATTGATATTTACATGATAGTGATAATAGTCTTTTGATATTGATTTAACATTGCAAATTGTTTCTAATGgtttaatatttaccaaaaatgaACTTTTACTATGTTCTTTTTATTAACGGAATAAATCAAGGAGAGTCTTGTATAGAGTCTTTATTGAGCTAAAAATCTATTAAcctcatatatttttattcatagcaGCTTCTccccttatttttaaaaataattttgcactCACCTTCTGCATAGCAAATTCAACTTCTGCCTCTACCCTGCCCTCTAAGATCTATACTAGTAAAAAATAGGACTTATGTATGAaagcagaaaaatatttaaccatTTACCTATCTCTACTTCAAAAATACTAGTTTTTACTCCTGAGAAAGACTTATTACAATATAGAGGAAttctaaaaattgactttattttgcttttatttgttttttattgtttgtctgtAAATGTAATATTATGTCTGCCATCAGtgtttatatcttttaattctttatatttttatcattattttaaattgttttatttggttttgtgtTTAATGCTCTTTGTTTACTTGTACCAATCCTGCTTTTCCAATTGTCTAATAATTCACTTTTGTATATGCATTTGGATTAGTGTCCATTGAAGCAAAGTCCTTCATTGTCCTATTTAATCTATTATAGGCAAAGTCCATCTCAGATGTTAGGAATACCACTTCGTTCAATAATGTGcatatttttgggtaaaattgGGTATATTTTGCATTGTTTTTTCactaattttgaatatttataagggatttttggtaaaattgtaTATTGCTTACTCATATCTTGGGGTAATATTTTCTCCCTCTGTCAAGAACACCTTAAagagtttttctattttcatgtaaatttcttgaaaaaaattataagtttttagtttaaaattaaagtatattATTTGGAGGTTCCTCTTTCGATGAAAGAAAGCCATGaagtatttcaatatttaatctgtagatattttttgaaaaaagagtaatttttataaaaaaatgttttttttaattgtagctTTACTCTgaagatattttcaaattttattgtatactttttaaacaatattctaATATTGCTTAATAAATAGGCCCTTAACTGCCTTTGAAGGCACCAGTtgaaaaattcttatttaatagaaaaaaatatgtttgccTTTGCTGGATTCTAATGAGGTTCAGTATGCAAATTGATATTGATAAAGGGCCTACACCATTTACATAAATCCCCTCCAGTAATCTTATCTATAGccattttgtatttgttttgttagtatcattaaaattattaagtcaTTCTACAAACATGTTTCCCTAATGACTTGaccttatttttttgaacccCTTATGTCTCATACTACTTCAACTAGCTATATTCAGCATAACCCAAAGCGTTAGCGTTACTGGTATATTCTAAATTCTTTTTGAATAGTCTTGACCCCACATTTGTATTCATTCTATGGGCCGCTTTGTCATGTCTAAATGAAACTGacagtatttattaaaataaaaatgacatttcCAGTGTCAAGAAATGCACGCCACCGAAGAAGTGAAGTCCAGTTGGGCGGACGAGGTTGAACAAGAAGGAGTCCTACCTAGTCCCACTGAAGTCTTTGAAAACGGCCTGAAGGTCGTGACAGAATACAAGTGGGACGGcgataaaaaattcaaagtagTCCGAACGTACAAGATCGAAAAATGTCTGGTACCGAAATCGATCGCGTTAAGAAAACTTTGGAAAAAATTCGGAGAGTGTGCCGGTGACAAACGCGGTCCCAATCCGGCCACCACAATTATCGGAGAAGATGTTTATGTGCAATTCGTCTCCAGTAAAGAAGAGGACAACAAGCCCGAAGATGACGCCCtcgacaaattaaaaatatctggggttaaaaatgcttttaagtgTCGTACCTGCGGTGGTGACCATTGGACCACCAAGTGTCCGTGGAAAGACACCATGTATGCGGGTGGTAAAATCCCTGATGATAAAAAACCAGCACCTGTAGCGGAACCGACCAAACCAACTACATCCAAGTACATCCCTCCGAGTCTCAGAGACGGCGACAAAAAATCGGAGGGTTTTAACATGGGCAGAAGGGACGACAATTATTGCGCCATACGGATTTCGAACATTAGCGATTCGACCACTGAAACTGACTTGGAGGAGTTGGTGAAACCGTTTGGACccattcataaaatttatttggccAAAGATAAGCAAACGGGGAATTGTAAGGGATTTGCTTTTATTCATTTCAAGTTTAAAAGCGATGCTGCGAAGGCCATCATGAGATTGAACGGACACGGTTATGACCATTTGATTTTGTCTGTTGATTGGTCTAAGCCTATAAACAGTAATTAGGACCCattggtattaaattaaaaaaatttttttgctacaTGTCTAGTTTTgctttaaatgttaaaaattttagttattttttttaaaatttggtctATAGTGTTTTCTGTTTAAAACTTCCTGTTTAAGTTCCAGAGAAATGATCACGAAATTACatacagtgtgtgtcagccaaatgaaataaattagctaataaatagacgGGAGCGTGTTagaaaaaacgctcgaacacaccgattggtttttatagttgcgcattttttttcataaagactTTTTATACAGAGagtatcagataacggtggccaataccaacttgcttagtttaaaaataacaccctgtaaaattcaaaaaataacatttagaaaagaaaattattttatttgccgaAAATTGTTACAACATACTCAAAAACAGTACATAATacaaatctaaacaataatgtcaaagtaggagatgttcaaaatgctcGCCACGAACGTCTTGGCAACACCCTACccgtaaatagaaatttcttctaacgTTACTCAACATCTCAGGTGTGATCGATATAATTGCCAGGGTTATTCATCTTCGTAAGTCAGCTAAGTCAGtgggtttagttttgtataGAATAGTTTTCACATATTCccataagaaaaagtctaatggcgtcagatcgggagaccgtgctggccattccatc from Anthonomus grandis grandis chromosome 8, icAntGran1.3, whole genome shotgun sequence includes:
- the LOC126739755 gene encoding eukaryotic translation initiation factor 3 subunit G-like codes for the protein MHATEEVKSSWADEVEQEGVLPSPTEVFENGLKVVTEYKWDGDKKFKVVRTYKIEKCLVPKSIALRKLWKKFGECAGDKRGPNPATTIIGEDVYVQFVSSKEEDNKPEDDALDKLKISGVKNAFKCRTCGGDHWTTKCPWKDTMYAGGKIPDDKKPAPVAEPTKPTTSKYIPPSLRDGDKKSEGFNMGRRDDNYCAIRISNISDSTTETDLEELVKPFGPIHKIYLAKDKQTGNCKGFAFIHFKFKSDAAKAIMRLNGHGYDHLILSVDWSKPINSN